A region from the Rosa rugosa chromosome 6, drRosRugo1.1, whole genome shotgun sequence genome encodes:
- the LOC133715509 gene encoding uncharacterized protein LOC133715509, producing MASLYVKAVPPADLNRNTEWFMYPGVWTTYILILFFSWLLVLSIFGCSPGMAWTIVNLSHFVVTYQFFHWKKGTPFAEDQGIYNGLTWWEQMDNGKQLTRNRKFLTVVPVVLYLIASHTTDYQHPMLFLNTLAVIVLVIAKFPNMHKVRIFGINGDK from the exons ATGGCGAGCCTGTATGTGAAAGCTGTGCCTCCTGCGGATCTGAATAGGAACACAGAGTGGTTCATGTACCCTGGCGTTTGGACCACCTATAttctcatcctcttcttctcttggcTCCTTGTGCTCTCGATTTTCGGCTGCTCTCCTGGCATGGCTTGGACCATAGTCAATCTCTCTCATTTCGTG GTAACTTACCAATTCTTCCACTGGAAAAAAGGAACTCCTTTTGCCGAAGACCAGGGGATCTACAATGGACTGACTTGGTGGGAGCAGATGGATAATGGGAAGCAGCTCACCCGTAACAGGAAGTTCTTAACGGTTGTTCCTGTGGTGCT GTACTTGATAGCCTCACACACAACTGACTATCAACACCCGATGCTCTTTCTCAACACTCTTGCGGTCATTGTTCTAGTGATTGCCAAATTCCCAAACATGCACAAAGTCCGGATTTTTGGAATCAATGGAGATAAGTGA
- the LOC133718549 gene encoding aluminum-activated malate transporter 10-like, with protein sequence MVNEKDVPENLEWSINVADGTKKVVAVPELRLVNNVWLGSKSVVGGLIFKVWRFLVKAWNLGVAEPKKVIHAVKVGLALTIVSLCYYIRSLYEGVGGNAMWAVMTVVVVFESSVGATLYKSINRVTATFLAGSLGLGVHWISYKAGEKFEPIIIGISVFFLASAATFSRFIPSVKSRFDYGALIFILTFSLVSVSGYRVDGISELAFQRLSTIFIGTSFCILISILFYPTWAGAELHRLIYRNLEKLADSLDGYVIEYLDNEAVAEDSNHNKAIKGYKYVLDSKAAEDNLAKFARWEPAHGCFNFQHPWKQYLKIGASIRSSAYCIEALSGCMDSEIQAPGIGYLKKHVSNACTTMNNSSSDILRELAITLKTMTKSSQMGSLVREMNIAVQQLQISLGSIPNCLIAPTSEDTTYEPFRKTCITPLVEVIPLTTFVSLLIENAARISGIVDAVNELAGMVDMKHGNSKAKPTQ encoded by the exons ATGGTGAATGAAAAGGATGTGCCAGAGAATTTGGAGTGGAGTATCAACGTGGCTGATGGGACAAAAAAAGTGGTAGCAGTTCCAGAACTGAGGCTAGTTAATAATGTGTGGCTAGGATCGAAGTCTGTAGTTGGAGGTTTGATATTCAAAGTTTGGAGGTTTTTAGTGAAGGCATGGAATTTAGGAGTTGCTGAACCTAAAAAGGTTATTCATGCTGTCAAAGTTGGGTTGGCTCTTACTATTGTGTCACTTTGTTACTATATAAGGTCTTTGTATGAAGGTGTTGGAGGGAATGCTATGTGGGCAGTTATGACAGTTGTAGTAGTTTTTGAATCTTCCGTAG GTGCAACACTCTATAAAAGCATAAATAGGGTAACAGCAACTTTTCTTGCTGGATCACTTGGCTTGGGTGTGCATTGGATTTCTTACAAGGCAGGAGAAAAATTTGAGCCAATAATTATTGGAATCTCAGTATTCTTCTTAG CTTCAGCAGCAACCTTTTCTCGATTTATCCCATCTGTCAAATCCCGATTCGATTATGGTGCTCTCATATTCATCCTCACCTTCAGCTTAGTTTCAGTTTCTGGGTATCGTGTGGACGGAATATCTGAGTTGGCTTTCCAAAGACTGTCCACCATTTTCATTGGGACCTCTTTTTGCATTCTGATTAGCATTCTTTTCTATCCCACCTGGGCTGGTGCTGAGCTTCACCGTTTGATCTATCGGAACCTTGAGAAGCTGGCTGATTCCTTGGATG GATACGTCATCGAGTACTTAGACAATGAAGCTGTGGCTGAAGACTCCAATCATAATAAGGCAATCAAAGGGTACAAGTATGTGCTTGATTCAAAGGCGGCCGAAGACAATTTG GCTAAATTTGCAAGATGGGAGCCCGCACACGGCTGTTTCAACTTCCAACATCCATGGAAACAATACCTAAAGATCGGGGCATCAATTCGTAGTTCTGCATATTGCATTGAGGCTCTTAGTGGTTGCATGGATTCAGAAATTCAG GCACCGGGAATTGGGTACCTTAAGAAGCATGTAAGCAATGCCTGCACGACAATGAACAATTCTTCTTCAGATATCTTAAGAGAACTGGCAATAACACTAAAAACCATGACAAAGTCATCTCAGATGGGTTCATTGGTTCGAGAAATGAACATTGCGGTGCAGCAACTTCAAATTTCTTTGGGATCTATACCTAACTGCCTCATTGCTCCAACATCAGAAGATACTACTTATGAACCCTTCAGAAAAACCTGCATAACACCACTAGTGGAGGTCATTCCACTGACCACTTTTGTGTCTTTGTTAATAGAAAATGCAGCAAGAATCAGTGGGATTGTTGATGCAGTCAATGAGCTAGCAGGCATGGTTGATATGAAGCATGGGAACTCAAAAGCAAAACCAACACAGTAA